Proteins from a genomic interval of Pseudomonas anuradhapurensis:
- the radA gene encoding DNA repair protein RadA gives MAKAKRLYGCTECGATFPKWAGQCGECGAWNTLVETMIESGAAAAPGNGRTGWAGQQAQIKTLAEVSVEEIPRFTTSSTELDRVLGGGLVDGSVVLIGGDPGIGKSTILLQTLCNIAVGMPALYVTGEESQQQVAMRSRRLGLPQDQLKVMTETCIETIIATARQEKPRVMVIDSIQTIFTEQLQSAPGGVAQVRESTALLVRYAKQSGTAIFLVGHVTKEGSLAGPRVLEHMVDTVLYFEGESDGRLRLLRAVKNRFGAVNELGVFGMTDRGLKEVSNPSAIFLNRAQEEVPGSVVMATWEGTRPMLVEVQALVDDSHLANPRRVTLGLDQNRLAMLLAVLHRHGGIPTHDQDVFLNVVGGVKVLETASDLALLAAVMSSLRNRPLAHGLLVFGEIGLSGEVRPVPSGQERLKEAAKHGFKRAIVPKGNAPKEAPAGLQVIAVTRLEQALDALFE, from the coding sequence ATGGCCAAGGCCAAGCGCTTGTATGGCTGCACCGAATGCGGTGCCACCTTTCCCAAATGGGCCGGCCAGTGTGGCGAATGCGGGGCCTGGAACACCCTGGTCGAAACCATGATCGAAAGCGGCGCTGCCGCCGCGCCCGGCAACGGCCGCACCGGCTGGGCCGGGCAGCAGGCGCAGATCAAGACCCTGGCCGAAGTCAGCGTCGAGGAAATCCCGCGTTTCACCACCAGCAGCACTGAACTGGACCGCGTGCTGGGCGGGGGCCTGGTGGATGGCTCGGTGGTGCTGATCGGTGGTGACCCCGGTATCGGCAAGTCGACCATCCTGCTGCAGACCTTGTGCAACATTGCCGTCGGCATGCCGGCACTCTACGTTACCGGTGAGGAATCGCAGCAGCAGGTAGCCATGCGCTCGCGACGCCTGGGCCTGCCGCAGGACCAGCTCAAGGTGATGACCGAAACCTGTATCGAAACCATCATCGCCACGGCGCGCCAGGAAAAGCCGCGGGTGATGGTGATCGACTCGATCCAGACCATTTTCACCGAGCAGCTGCAATCGGCACCTGGCGGCGTGGCCCAGGTGCGCGAGAGTACTGCGTTGCTGGTGCGTTATGCCAAGCAGAGCGGCACGGCGATCTTCCTGGTGGGCCACGTGACCAAGGAAGGCTCGCTGGCCGGCCCACGCGTTCTCGAGCACATGGTCGACACCGTGCTGTATTTCGAAGGCGAATCCGATGGCCGCCTGCGCCTGTTGCGGGCTGTGAAGAACCGCTTCGGTGCTGTCAACGAACTGGGCGTGTTCGGCATGACCGACCGCGGCCTGAAGGAAGTATCCAACCCGTCGGCGATTTTCCTCAACCGCGCTCAGGAAGAAGTACCTGGTAGCGTGGTGATGGCGACTTGGGAGGGCACCCGGCCGATGCTGGTGGAGGTGCAGGCACTGGTCGACGACAGCCACCTGGCCAACCCGCGCCGGGTGACCCTGGGCCTGGACCAGAACCGCCTGGCCATGCTGCTGGCGGTGTTGCACCGGCATGGTGGCATTCCAACCCATGACCAGGACGTGTTCCTCAACGTGGTAGGCGGGGTGAAGGTACTGGAAACCGCATCCGACCTGGCGTTGCTGGCGGCGGTGATGTCGAGCCTGCGCAACCGGCCACTGGCCCATGGCTTGCTGGTGTTTGGCGAGATCGGCCTGTCGGGCGAGGTACGGCCGGTGCCCAGTGGCCAGGAGCGCTTGAAGGAAGCGGCCAAGCATGGCTTCAAGCGGGCCATCGTGCCCAAGGGCAACGCGCCGAAAGAGGCCCCGGCGGGGCTGCAGGTGATTGCCGTTACCCGGCTGGAGCAGGCACTGGATGCACTGTTCGAGTAA
- the mscL gene encoding large-conductance mechanosensitive channel protein MscL: MGMISEFKAFAVKGNVVDMAVGIIIGAAFGKIVSSFVGDVVMPPLGLLIGGVDFSDLAVTLKAAEGDAPAVVLAYGKFIQTVIDFLIVAFAIFMGVKAINRLKREEAVAPTAPPVPSAEETLLTEIRDLLKAQNQNRLP, translated from the coding sequence ATGGGCATGATCAGTGAGTTCAAGGCCTTCGCGGTCAAAGGCAATGTCGTCGACATGGCGGTCGGTATCATCATCGGCGCAGCCTTCGGCAAGATCGTCTCGTCCTTCGTTGGTGACGTGGTCATGCCGCCACTGGGCCTGTTGATCGGTGGTGTCGACTTCAGCGACCTGGCCGTTACCCTGAAGGCCGCCGAAGGTGATGCACCGGCTGTGGTACTGGCCTATGGCAAGTTCATCCAGACCGTGATCGACTTCCTGATTGTGGCGTTTGCCATCTTCATGGGGGTGAAGGCAATCAACCGGCTCAAGCGTGAAGAGGCCGTGGCGCCGACTGCACCACCCGTGCCGAGTGCCGAAGAGACCCTGTTGACCGAAATTCGCGATTTGCTCAAGGCGCAGAACCAGAACCGCCTGCCTTGA
- a CDS encoding ferredoxin--NADP reductase gives MTASAEKFTRQSLLDVQPLTPNLFSLRVTRDAGFRFRSGQFARLGVTKADGSVVWRAYSMVSAPHDEHLDFFSIVVPGGEFTSELSRLEVGDTLLIDRQAFGFLTLDRFVGGRDLWLLATGTGIAPFMSILQDFEAWERFDNIKLVYSVREAKELAYVDEIAGLEQRDYLAEFAGKLQFIPVVTREQHAGALSARITTLIENGELEKAAGLELSPEHSRVMLCGNPEMVDETRKVLKARDLQLSLSKRPGQVAVEAYW, from the coding sequence ATGACCGCTAGCGCCGAAAAGTTCACCCGCCAGTCCCTGCTCGATGTTCAGCCGCTGACGCCGAACCTCTTCAGTCTGCGGGTCACGCGCGATGCGGGGTTTCGCTTCCGTTCCGGCCAGTTCGCCCGCCTGGGCGTGACCAAGGCTGATGGCAGTGTGGTATGGCGCGCCTATTCGATGGTCAGCGCCCCCCATGACGAGCATCTCGATTTCTTCTCCATCGTGGTACCAGGGGGCGAATTCACCAGCGAGCTGAGCCGGCTGGAGGTGGGCGATACCTTGCTGATCGACCGCCAGGCCTTCGGCTTCCTGACCCTGGACCGCTTCGTCGGTGGCCGCGATTTATGGTTGCTCGCAACCGGTACCGGCATTGCGCCGTTCATGTCGATTCTGCAGGACTTCGAGGCCTGGGAGCGTTTCGACAATATCAAGCTGGTGTACTCGGTGCGTGAAGCGAAAGAGCTGGCTTATGTGGATGAAATCGCCGGGTTGGAGCAGCGCGATTACCTGGCCGAATTTGCCGGCAAGTTGCAGTTCATTCCGGTGGTCACCCGCGAGCAGCATGCCGGGGCCTTGAGTGCGCGCATTACCACGCTGATCGAGAATGGCGAGTTGGAGAAGGCTGCGGGGCTGGAGCTGTCACCGGAACATTCGCGGGTGATGCTGTGTGGTAACCCGGAAATGGTCGACGAGACACGCAAGGTACTCAAGGCGCGGGACTTGCAGCTGAGCCTGAGCAAGCGGCCGGGGCAGGTGGCGGTGGAAGCCTACTGGTAA
- a CDS encoding autoinducer binding domain-containing protein: MRHWKPEYLHAFVSERRPQRLFDIAVHLAQNLDMVYLGLNVRIQIATQTPRLYLYSNYPKEWIERYQRDEFYKQDAAANASHSSTMPVLWNDDLYREAPKFRQAACQYGLCHGWTQSLHDLQHNESQISVARPTGTIGITELYDKAGSVQWLCHTLHAVLGEYHLNALCPPQPKMSKRELEVLKWSAAGKTAADVACILSLSQSTVNFHIRSVITKTSAANKAGAVAIAALRGWI, translated from the coding sequence ATGCGTCACTGGAAACCCGAATATCTTCATGCGTTCGTCAGTGAGCGTAGACCCCAAAGACTGTTTGATATCGCAGTGCACCTGGCCCAGAACCTGGACATGGTTTACCTGGGACTGAACGTTCGCATCCAGATCGCGACGCAAACGCCACGGTTGTACCTCTACAGCAATTACCCGAAAGAATGGATCGAGCGTTACCAGCGCGATGAGTTCTACAAGCAGGACGCCGCCGCCAATGCGAGCCACAGCTCGACCATGCCCGTGCTCTGGAATGACGACCTGTATCGTGAAGCCCCGAAGTTTCGTCAAGCAGCCTGCCAGTATGGCCTGTGCCATGGCTGGACACAGTCATTGCACGACTTGCAGCACAATGAAAGCCAGATCAGCGTGGCCAGGCCCACCGGCACCATCGGCATTACCGAACTCTACGACAAGGCTGGCAGTGTGCAGTGGCTGTGCCATACCCTGCATGCGGTGCTTGGTGAATACCACCTGAATGCACTGTGCCCCCCGCAGCCCAAGATGAGCAAACGGGAACTGGAAGTATTGAAATGGTCAGCCGCCGGCAAGACCGCTGCCGACGTGGCCTGCATCCTGTCACTGTCGCAAAGCACGGTGAATTTCCATATCCGCAGCGTTATCACCAAGACCAGCGCTGCCAACAAGGCCGGCGCCGTCGCCATTGCCGCCCTGCGCGGCTGGATCTGA
- a CDS encoding methyltransferase produces MPLLTTPYAELDLIRQPDQANDPLQAFDAADEYLLAQMHAQAPAADCRVLVLNDSFGALAASLAGKLHVVSSGDSHLAHLALEKNLSRNGLPFDSVPFVPASETWQGSFDRVLLRVPKTLALLEEQLIRLQGHLAPGAQVIAGAMIKHLPRAAGDLMGKYIGPVQASLAQKKARLLTATLATRPLARSPYPSRYRLDAPAVELVNHANVFCREGLDIGTRAFLPHLPRDLGRARVADLGCGNGVLAIASALANPDAHYTLVDESYMAVQSARENWQAALGERPAVFEAADGLAGVEKQSLEVVLCNPPFHQQQVVGDFLAWRMFQQAREALVVGGALYIVGNRHLGYHSKLTRLFRGVEQVAATPKFVILKARK; encoded by the coding sequence ATGCCCCTGTTGACCACTCCCTACGCCGAACTCGACCTGATCCGCCAGCCGGATCAGGCCAACGACCCCTTGCAGGCTTTCGATGCAGCCGACGAATACCTGCTTGCGCAGATGCACGCACAGGCCCCGGCGGCCGATTGCCGGGTGCTGGTGCTCAATGACAGCTTCGGCGCCCTGGCTGCCAGCCTGGCGGGCAAGCTGCACGTGGTCAGTAGTGGCGATTCGCACCTGGCGCACCTGGCCCTGGAAAAAAACCTGTCGCGAAATGGCCTGCCGTTCGACAGCGTGCCCTTCGTCCCGGCCAGCGAAACCTGGCAAGGCTCGTTCGATCGAGTGCTGCTGCGGGTGCCCAAGACCCTGGCCTTGCTCGAAGAGCAACTGATCCGCCTGCAAGGCCACCTGGCGCCGGGTGCACAGGTGATTGCCGGGGCGATGATCAAGCACCTGCCCCGGGCTGCCGGTGACCTGATGGGGAAATACATCGGCCCGGTGCAGGCCTCGCTGGCGCAGAAAAAGGCCCGCTTGCTGACGGCGACGCTGGCCACGCGGCCGCTCGCCCGGTCGCCCTACCCCAGCCGCTATCGCCTCGACGCGCCGGCCGTGGAGCTGGTCAACCACGCCAACGTGTTCTGCCGTGAAGGCCTGGACATCGGCACCCGCGCCTTTCTGCCGCACCTGCCACGCGACCTGGGCCGTGCCCGGGTGGCGGACTTGGGTTGCGGCAACGGTGTGCTGGCGATTGCCAGCGCCCTGGCCAACCCGGATGCGCATTACACCTTGGTCGATGAGTCGTACATGGCGGTGCAATCGGCGCGGGAAAACTGGCAGGCCGCACTGGGCGAGCGCCCGGCGGTGTTCGAGGCAGCCGATGGGTTGGCCGGGGTAGAAAAACAGTCGCTGGAGGTGGTGCTGTGCAACCCGCCGTTCCACCAGCAGCAGGTGGTGGGCGATTTCCTTGCCTGGCGCATGTTCCAGCAGGCGCGTGAGGCATTGGTGGTGGGCGGGGCGCTGTATATCGTGGGTAACCGGCACCTGGGTTATCACAGCAAGCTGACGCGGTTGTTCCGTGGCGTGGAGCAGGTGGCGGCTACGCCCAAGTTCGTCATCCTGAAGGCTCGTAAATAG
- a CDS encoding DUF2474 domain-containing protein: MMAGKHGLEEKKPLWQRLGWLLLIWAMSVAALGVAAWVMRLFMGAAGLTTH, from the coding sequence ATGATGGCTGGCAAGCATGGCTTGGAGGAGAAAAAGCCCCTGTGGCAGCGGCTGGGCTGGCTGCTGCTGATCTGGGCGATGAGCGTGGCAGCGCTGGGTGTTGCGGCCTGGGTGATGCGCCTGTTCATGGGGGCAGCGGGGTTGACCACCCATTGA
- the cydB gene encoding cytochrome d ubiquinol oxidase subunit II: MGIDLSLIWAVIIIFGVMMYVVMDGFDLGIGMLFPFVKGERNRDVMMNTVAPVWDGNETWLVLGGAGLFGAFPMAYSVVLEALYLPLILMLIGLIFRGVAFEFRFKAKDDKRHIWDKAFIWGSLVATFFQGVALGAFLEGFKVVDRHFAGGTLDWLTPFSLFCGLGLIVAYTLLGCTWLIMKTEGALQQKMHDIARPLALVLLAVIGIVSLWTPIAYPQIADRWFSMPNLVWFMPVPILVLVTFYGLLKAVARNAHYTPFLLTLVLIFLGYSGLGISLWPNIIPPSISIWDAAAPPQSQGFMLVGTLFILPFILMYTFWSYYVFRGKVTHEDGYH; the protein is encoded by the coding sequence ATGGGTATCGACCTTTCGCTGATCTGGGCCGTGATCATCATCTTCGGCGTGATGATGTACGTGGTGATGGATGGTTTCGACCTCGGAATCGGCATGCTCTTCCCGTTCGTCAAGGGCGAGCGTAACCGCGATGTGATGATGAACACCGTCGCCCCCGTCTGGGACGGTAACGAAACCTGGCTGGTACTGGGAGGTGCCGGGCTGTTCGGCGCGTTCCCGATGGCCTACTCGGTGGTGCTGGAGGCGCTGTACCTGCCGTTGATCCTGATGCTGATCGGCCTGATCTTCCGCGGCGTGGCCTTCGAGTTCCGCTTCAAGGCCAAGGACGACAAGCGCCATATCTGGGACAAGGCGTTCATCTGGGGCTCGCTGGTGGCCACCTTCTTCCAGGGCGTGGCCCTGGGCGCGTTCCTGGAGGGCTTCAAGGTAGTCGACCGGCATTTCGCCGGTGGTACGCTCGATTGGCTCACCCCGTTCAGCCTGTTCTGCGGCCTGGGGCTGATCGTTGCCTATACCCTGTTGGGCTGCACCTGGCTGATCATGAAGACCGAAGGGGCGCTGCAGCAGAAGATGCACGACATTGCCCGCCCTCTGGCGCTGGTGTTGTTGGCGGTGATCGGCATTGTCAGCCTGTGGACACCAATCGCCTACCCGCAGATCGCCGACCGCTGGTTCAGCATGCCTAACCTGGTCTGGTTCATGCCGGTGCCGATCCTGGTGCTGGTGACCTTCTACGGCTTGCTCAAGGCGGTGGCGCGCAATGCGCACTACACGCCGTTCCTGCTCACCCTGGTGCTGATCTTCCTTGGTTACAGCGGCCTGGGCATCAGCCTGTGGCCGAACATCATCCCACCGTCGATCTCGATCTGGGATGCCGCGGCGCCACCGCAGAGCCAGGGTTTCATGCTGGTCGGTACGCTGTTCATCCTGCCGTTCATCCTGATGTACACCTTCTGGAGCTACTACGTGTTCCGCGGCAAGGTTACCCACGAAGACGGCTATCACTAG
- a CDS encoding cytochrome ubiquinol oxidase subunit I, with the protein MFGIEALELARMQFAFTVSFHILFPAITIGLASYLAVLEGLWLRTDNQVYRDLYHFWSKIFAVNFGMGVVSGLVMAYQFGTNWSRFSDFAGAITGPLLTYEVLTAFFLEAGFLGVMLFGWNRVGRGLHFFSTVMVALGTLVSTFWILASNSWMQTPQGHEIIDGRVVPVDWLAVVFNPSFPYRLMHMATAAFVATAFFVGASAAWHLLRGRDNPAVRKMLSMAMWMALIVAPIQAVIGDFHGLNTLKHQPVKIAAIEGHWENVPGEPTPLILFGIPDMQAETTRFKLEIPALGSLILTHSLDKQVPAMKEFPPEDRPNSTIVFWSFRIMVGLGLLMIFVGLWSLWLRKRGTLYTSRPFLHLALWMGPSGLIALLAGWFTTEIGRQPWVVYGLMRTADGVSNHSYAQLGFTLVAFVVVYFALFGTGLGYMMRLVRKGPQTGEGDEHSSGGPGTKRTPARPLSAADDGREANSASLSKEN; encoded by the coding sequence ATGTTCGGAATAGAGGCACTAGAGCTCGCCCGAATGCAGTTTGCCTTTACCGTTTCGTTCCACATCCTGTTCCCGGCCATCACCATTGGCCTGGCCAGCTACCTGGCCGTCCTCGAAGGCCTCTGGTTGCGGACCGACAACCAGGTCTACCGTGACCTTTATCATTTCTGGTCGAAGATCTTTGCCGTCAACTTCGGCATGGGCGTGGTCTCCGGCCTGGTCATGGCCTACCAGTTCGGCACCAACTGGAGCCGCTTCTCCGACTTTGCCGGCGCCATCACCGGCCCCTTGCTCACCTACGAGGTGCTGACCGCGTTCTTCCTCGAAGCAGGCTTCCTCGGCGTCATGCTGTTCGGCTGGAACCGCGTCGGCCGCGGCCTGCATTTCTTCTCCACGGTGATGGTAGCGCTCGGCACGCTGGTCTCGACCTTCTGGATCCTCGCCTCCAACAGCTGGATGCAAACCCCGCAAGGCCACGAGATCATCGATGGGCGGGTGGTGCCGGTGGACTGGCTGGCGGTGGTGTTCAACCCTTCGTTCCCCTACCGCCTGATGCACATGGCCACCGCCGCGTTCGTTGCCACGGCGTTCTTCGTCGGTGCCTCGGCGGCCTGGCACCTGCTGCGCGGGCGCGATAACCCGGCGGTGCGCAAGATGCTGTCGATGGCCATGTGGATGGCCCTGATCGTGGCGCCGATCCAGGCGGTGATCGGTGATTTCCACGGCCTCAACACGCTCAAGCACCAGCCGGTGAAGATCGCCGCGATCGAAGGCCACTGGGAAAACGTGCCCGGCGAGCCGACCCCGCTGATCCTGTTCGGCATTCCTGACATGCAGGCCGAGACCACCCGCTTCAAGCTTGAAATCCCGGCGCTCGGCAGCCTGATCCTGACTCACAGCCTGGACAAGCAGGTGCCGGCGATGAAGGAGTTCCCGCCGGAGGACCGGCCCAACTCGACCATCGTCTTCTGGTCGTTCCGGATCATGGTCGGGTTGGGCCTGTTGATGATCTTTGTCGGCCTGTGGAGCCTCTGGCTGCGCAAGCGCGGCACGCTCTATACCTCGCGCCCGTTCCTGCACCTGGCCTTGTGGATGGGGCCGTCCGGGTTGATCGCCTTGCTGGCCGGCTGGTTCACCACCGAAATTGGCCGCCAGCCGTGGGTGGTGTACGGCCTGATGCGGACGGCGGACGGTGTGTCCAACCACAGCTACGCCCAGCTCGGCTTCACCCTGGTGGCCTTCGTGGTGGTGTATTTCGCCCTGTTCGGTACCGGCCTCGGCTACATGATGCGCCTGGTGCGCAAAGGCCCGCAGACCGGCGAAGGCGACGAGCACAGCAGCGGTGGCCCCGGCACCAAACGCACGCCGGCGCGGCCGCTGTCCGCCGCCGATGATGGCCGTGAGGCCAACTCCGCCAGCCTGAGCAAGGAAAACTGA
- a CDS encoding MFS transporter, with protein sequence MPDSAPQLLRHHRPFLAFWLARVFTASGFQMLTVAIGWHLYQLTGNVLDLGLVGLVEFAPRVLFMLHTGHVADRYDRRKVAALCQSLQGLIALALAVGSATDNVTRELIFALAFLLGATRSFEMPATQALLPNVVPAGLFPRAVAASASATQSATIVAPALGGFLYAFGSLWVYGPTVALYAIACILTLSLEARGQVAQRGRASIESLLAGIRFIRSRPDILGAISLDLFAVLLGGATALLPVFAKDILLTGPLGLGLLRSAPAVGALLMSLWLARFPFERNVGRTMFTAVGVFGVATIAFGLSTSFWFSLAVLVVLGAADMISMVIRGAFVQLETPDEMRGRVSAVNGLFIGASNQLGEFESGVTAHWFGTVPAVVMGGIGTLVVTGVWIRLFPTLAKRDRLHNG encoded by the coding sequence ATGCCCGATTCCGCTCCGCAGTTACTGCGTCACCACCGACCTTTCCTGGCCTTCTGGCTGGCCCGCGTGTTCACCGCCAGCGGTTTCCAGATGCTCACCGTGGCCATTGGCTGGCACCTCTACCAGTTGACTGGCAACGTACTGGACCTGGGCCTGGTCGGCCTGGTCGAGTTCGCCCCGCGTGTGCTGTTCATGTTGCACACCGGGCATGTCGCCGATCGCTACGACCGGCGCAAGGTCGCCGCCCTGTGCCAGAGCCTGCAGGGCCTGATCGCCCTGGCACTGGCAGTGGGCAGCGCCACCGACAACGTCACCCGCGAACTGATCTTCGCCCTGGCCTTCCTGCTCGGCGCCACGCGCTCCTTCGAGATGCCGGCGACCCAGGCGTTGCTGCCCAATGTGGTGCCAGCCGGGCTGTTTCCACGCGCGGTGGCGGCATCGGCATCGGCTACCCAGTCGGCCACCATCGTGGCGCCCGCCCTGGGTGGTTTCCTGTATGCATTCGGCAGCCTCTGGGTGTACGGCCCGACCGTGGCCCTGTATGCCATCGCCTGCATATTGACCCTGAGCCTGGAGGCACGCGGCCAGGTAGCCCAGCGAGGGCGTGCCAGCATCGAATCGCTGCTGGCCGGCATCCGCTTCATCCGCAGCCGGCCGGACATCCTCGGCGCCATCTCGCTCGACCTGTTTGCCGTATTGCTCGGTGGGGCCACCGCGCTGCTGCCGGTGTTCGCCAAGGACATCCTGCTGACCGGGCCACTGGGCCTGGGCCTGCTGCGCTCGGCGCCGGCGGTGGGGGCGTTGCTGATGTCGCTGTGGCTGGCGCGTTTCCCGTTCGAGCGCAACGTGGGGCGAACGATGTTCACGGCAGTGGGTGTATTCGGCGTGGCGACCATTGCCTTTGGCCTGTCGACCTCGTTCTGGTTCTCGCTCGCGGTACTGGTGGTGCTGGGTGCAGCGGACATGATCAGCATGGTCATCCGCGGCGCCTTCGTGCAGCTGGAAACACCGGATGAAATGCGCGGCCGGGTCAGCGCGGTGAATGGCCTGTTCATTGGTGCCTCGAACCAGCTCGGCGAGTTCGAATCGGGGGTGACGGCGCACTGGTTTGGCACAGTGCCGGCGGTGGTGATGGGTGGTATTGGCACCCTGGTGGTGACCGGGGTGTGGATAAGACTGTTCCCGACACTGGCCAAGCGGGATCGGTTGCATAACGGTTGA
- a CDS encoding NCS2 family permease — protein sequence MLERLFQLRAHNTNVRTEILAGVTTFLAMAYILFVNPSILGETGMDKGAVFVATCLAAAIGSVTMGLIANYPIALAPGMGLNAFFTYTVVLHMGHTWQVALGAVFLSAVMFFLLSIFRIREWIVNSIPLPLRSAIAAGIGLFLALIALHNAGIVVDNPATLVGLGDLKQPAPILATLGFFLIVGLESLKVRGAVLIGILAVTITSIGMGVTPFGGIVSMPPSLAPTFLQLDIAGALDVGLVSVIFAFLFVDLFDNSGTLIGVAKRAGLMGKDGHMPKMGRALIADSTAAMAGSLLGTSTTTSYIESAAGVSAGGRTGLTAIVVAVLFLLALFFAPLAGSVPAFATAPALLFVAVLMASGLAEINWDDVTEAAPVVVTALAMPLTYSIANGIAFGFIAWTAVKLISGRHRDLNPALVILSILFVIKLGWFNA from the coding sequence ATGCTGGAAAGGCTGTTTCAACTAAGAGCACACAACACCAATGTGCGCACCGAGATTCTCGCGGGCGTCACCACCTTCCTGGCCATGGCCTACATCCTGTTCGTCAACCCGAGCATCCTCGGCGAGACCGGCATGGACAAGGGCGCGGTCTTCGTCGCCACCTGCCTGGCCGCGGCCATCGGTTCGGTGACCATGGGCCTGATCGCCAACTACCCGATCGCCCTGGCACCGGGCATGGGCCTGAACGCATTCTTCACCTACACCGTGGTGCTGCACATGGGCCACACTTGGCAGGTGGCACTGGGCGCGGTGTTCCTGTCGGCGGTGATGTTCTTCCTGTTGTCGATCTTCCGCATCCGCGAATGGATCGTGAACAGCATCCCGCTGCCACTGCGTTCGGCCATCGCCGCGGGTATCGGCCTGTTCCTGGCGCTGATCGCCCTGCATAACGCCGGCATCGTCGTCGATAACCCGGCCACCTTGGTGGGCCTGGGCGACCTCAAGCAGCCGGCACCGATCCTCGCTACCCTGGGCTTCTTCCTGATTGTCGGCCTGGAGTCACTGAAAGTGCGCGGCGCGGTGCTGATCGGCATTCTTGCCGTGACCATCACCTCGATCGGGATGGGCGTGACCCCCTTCGGCGGCATCGTCTCCATGCCACCGTCGCTGGCCCCGACCTTCCTGCAGTTGGACATCGCCGGGGCGCTGGACGTCGGCCTGGTCAGCGTGATCTTCGCCTTCCTGTTCGTCGACCTGTTCGACAACTCCGGCACCCTGATCGGCGTGGCCAAGCGCGCCGGGCTGATGGGCAAGGATGGGCACATGCCGAAGATGGGCCGTGCGCTGATTGCCGACAGTACCGCAGCCATGGCCGGTTCGTTGCTGGGCACCTCGACCACCACCAGCTACATCGAATCCGCCGCCGGCGTGAGCGCCGGTGGCCGCACCGGCCTGACCGCCATCGTGGTCGCCGTGCTGTTCCTGCTGGCGCTGTTCTTCGCTCCGCTGGCCGGTAGCGTGCCGGCTTTCGCCACCGCCCCGGCGCTGCTGTTCGTCGCGGTGCTGATGGCTTCGGGCCTGGCGGAAATAAACTGGGACGACGTCACCGAGGCCGCACCGGTGGTGGTGACCGCCCTGGCAATGCCGCTGACCTACTCCATCGCCAACGGCATCGCCTTCGGCTTCATCGCCTGGACCGCCGTCAAGCTGATTTCCGGTCGCCACCGCGACCTGAACCCGGCCCTGGTGATCCTTTCCATCCTGTTCGTCATCAAGCTGGGCTGGTTCAACGCATGA
- the trmA gene encoding tRNA (uridine(54)-C5)-methyltransferase TrmA has protein sequence MSAVFDPSSYATQLDAKVARLRELLAPFAAPEPAVFDSPREHYRLRAEFRLWREDGQRHYAMFAPGEKHKAILIDDFPIASQRINALMPRLKAAWQASEELGNRLFQIEFLTTLAGDAMVTMCYHRPLDEAWEVAARQLAGELGVSVIGRSKGKRLVIGRDYAVEKLDVAGRVFSYRQPEGAFTQPNGAVNQKMLSWAFEALGEREDDLLELYCGNGNFTLPLATRVRQVLATEISKTSVNAALSNLDENGVDNVRLVRLSAEELTQALNDVRPFRRLEGIDLKSYDFGTVFVDPPRAGMDPDTCELTRRFERILYISCNPETLAANIAQLHDTHRIERCALFDQFPYTHHMESGVLLVRR, from the coding sequence ATGAGTGCTGTTTTCGACCCCTCCTCCTATGCCACCCAGCTGGACGCCAAGGTGGCCCGGCTGCGCGAGCTGCTGGCGCCGTTCGCTGCGCCGGAGCCGGCTGTCTTCGACTCGCCGCGCGAGCACTACCGCCTGCGCGCCGAATTCCGCCTGTGGCGTGAAGATGGCCAGCGTCACTACGCCATGTTCGCCCCGGGCGAGAAGCACAAGGCGATCCTGATCGACGACTTCCCCATCGCCAGCCAGCGTATCAACGCCCTGATGCCGCGCTTGAAGGCGGCCTGGCAGGCCAGCGAAGAACTCGGCAACCGGCTGTTCCAGATAGAGTTCCTCACTACCCTGGCGGGCGATGCCATGGTCACGATGTGCTATCACCGCCCGCTGGACGAGGCCTGGGAGGTGGCTGCACGGCAGCTGGCGGGCGAACTGGGCGTCAGCGTGATCGGCCGTTCCAAGGGCAAACGCCTGGTGATCGGCCGCGACTACGCGGTGGAAAAACTCGACGTGGCAGGCCGCGTGTTCAGCTATCGCCAGCCGGAAGGCGCATTCACCCAACCGAACGGCGCGGTGAACCAGAAAATGCTGAGCTGGGCCTTCGAGGCGCTCGGCGAGCGCGAAGACGACCTGCTGGAACTGTATTGCGGCAACGGCAACTTCACCCTGCCGCTGGCCACCCGCGTGCGCCAGGTGCTGGCCACCGAGATCAGCAAGACTTCGGTCAATGCCGCGCTGAGCAATCTCGATGAGAACGGCGTGGACAACGTGCGGCTGGTGCGCCTGTCGGCGGAAGAACTGACCCAGGCACTGAATGACGTGCGGCCGTTCCGCCGGCTGGAAGGCATCGACCTGAAGAGCTATGACTTCGGCACGGTGTTCGTCGACCCGCCGCGCGCGGGGATGGACCCGGACACCTGCGAGCTGACCCGGCGTTTCGAGCGGATCCTGTACATCTCCTGCAACCCGGAGACGCTGGCGGCGAACATTGCCCAGTTGCACGACACCCACCGCATCGAGCGTTGTGCGTTGTTTGATCAGTTCCCGTATACCCACCACATGGAGAGTGGGGTTCTGCTGGTTCGGCGCTGA